A section of the Blastocatellia bacterium genome encodes:
- the folP gene encoding dihydropteroate synthase — protein MWRKHYRWSLPHRTLALGERTLIMGVLNVTPDSFSDGGEFFSPDRAIARALEIEAEGADILDIGGESTRPGARFISAEEELERVMPVIRSVAGRIHIPISIDTTKEVVARAALDAGAEIINDISGLTFDPRLADLAAASGAGLVIMHTRGTPDIMQQLEPSPDIFAEIEDRFQQGIEAALRSGVKRDQLILDPGIGFGKTLEDNLAILNNLDRFSRFDLPLLVGPSRKSFIGRLTGKEPRERVFGTAAAVTAAIFRGAHIVRVHDVAAMFDVVRVADAILQSASVAAAEGQ, from the coding sequence ATGTGGCGGAAACACTATCGGTGGTCGTTGCCCCATCGGACGCTCGCACTGGGAGAGCGGACGCTGATTATGGGGGTGCTCAACGTGACCCCCGACTCATTTTCCGATGGAGGCGAGTTCTTCTCTCCAGATCGAGCCATCGCGCGGGCTCTGGAAATCGAAGCCGAAGGAGCGGATATCCTCGACATCGGCGGCGAATCCACCCGTCCTGGAGCGCGGTTCATCTCCGCCGAAGAAGAATTGGAGCGGGTGATGCCCGTGATCCGATCAGTCGCGGGTCGAATTCACATCCCCATCTCCATTGACACGACCAAAGAGGTCGTCGCACGTGCAGCCCTGGATGCCGGAGCCGAAATCATCAACGATATTAGCGGTCTCACCTTCGATCCCCGGCTGGCCGATCTGGCCGCCGCGTCGGGTGCCGGACTGGTCATCATGCATACGCGAGGAACGCCCGACATCATGCAGCAGCTTGAGCCCAGTCCGGACATCTTTGCGGAGATCGAAGACCGTTTCCAGCAGGGCATTGAAGCGGCCCTTCGTTCAGGAGTGAAGCGAGACCAGCTCATCCTTGATCCTGGGATCGGATTCGGGAAAACGCTGGAAGATAATCTCGCCATTCTGAACAATCTGGATCGGTTCAGCCGCTTCGATTTGCCATTGCTCGTCGGGCCGTCGCGGAAGTCCTTCATCGGGCGACTGACGGGGAAGGAGCCTCGAGAGAGAGTCTTCGGAACTGCTGCTGCCGTCACAGCGGCGATCTTTCGCGGAGCACACATTGTTCGGGTTCACGATGTCGCGGCCATGTTCGATGTTGTTCGTGTGGCCGATGCTATCCTCCAATCTGCCTCAGTGGCTGCGGCCGAAGGACAGTGA
- a CDS encoding FG-GAP and VCBS repeat-containing protein: MRKHPRQSRALLLVIPLITTLMIHPLMMVGQSLDPPLVLAEKTPQSNAMFGRALAIGDFNARGSLDLAVSNTEGRVTLFYGETTFDSTPDLTIMGKPEIGFGATLAAGDFNGDGRTDLIVAAPDGDVDEESGTVRADGQVFVYWGGPNFNSRADVTISHPPVDEFIPIAFFGESLAVADVNGDRIDDLIVGIPGEDQVQIFFGGRSFGRRIDFTLSGPELLSFFGSPVAAADVNADGKTDLIVAASVANNTLGAVYIYLGSASGLFNRTPVILSNPDPTGENQGFGGPLATIDLDQDGALDIVVGAPQANVSNLPEAGRIYVLFGPFPSSRPPLIIQNPQPQSNARFGSAFALADLTSDGIVDLVASESDSMVSNQEKAGRVLILTGLLSAQGFSFGQTPMILLPPTPQNNGLFGAQLAIADINKDSLPDLIISAPGMTIRANIGAGQVYIFRQKTS, translated from the coding sequence ATGAGGAAACATCCGCGACAGAGCCGCGCTCTTCTTCTCGTGATTCCTCTTATTACCACGCTCATGATCCATCCTCTGATGATGGTGGGGCAATCGCTCGATCCCCCCTTGGTTTTGGCCGAGAAGACCCCTCAATCGAACGCCATGTTTGGACGTGCGCTCGCCATCGGTGATTTTAACGCCCGAGGATCGCTCGATCTCGCCGTCTCGAACACCGAGGGACGAGTAACTCTCTTCTACGGAGAAACGACATTTGACTCAACCCCTGATCTGACCATCATGGGAAAACCCGAAATTGGTTTTGGTGCAACGCTGGCCGCCGGAGATTTCAACGGAGATGGACGAACGGACCTGATTGTGGCTGCTCCCGATGGCGACGTGGATGAGGAATCGGGGACGGTCAGGGCCGACGGACAGGTCTTCGTCTATTGGGGCGGTCCGAATTTCAACTCGCGCGCGGATGTTACGATCAGCCACCCGCCGGTTGATGAGTTTATTCCCATCGCGTTTTTCGGCGAGTCCCTGGCAGTGGCGGATGTCAACGGCGACCGAATTGATGACCTGATTGTGGGAATCCCGGGCGAAGATCAAGTCCAGATTTTTTTTGGCGGGAGAAGTTTTGGCCGGCGCATTGATTTTACGCTCTCCGGTCCGGAACTCCTCTCTTTTTTCGGATCTCCGGTAGCCGCTGCAGATGTCAACGCCGACGGGAAGACCGACCTGATCGTGGCTGCGTCGGTGGCCAATAACACCCTCGGAGCAGTGTACATTTATCTGGGCAGTGCGTCCGGGCTTTTCAACCGGACTCCGGTGATTCTGTCAAACCCAGACCCCACCGGTGAAAACCAGGGATTTGGCGGCCCGCTGGCCACGATTGACCTTGATCAGGATGGCGCCCTCGATATCGTCGTTGGTGCCCCTCAAGCTAACGTGTCAAATCTTCCGGAAGCCGGACGGATCTATGTTCTCTTTGGTCCTTTCCCCAGCTCACGTCCTCCTCTGATAATTCAGAACCCGCAGCCTCAATCAAACGCCCGCTTCGGATCGGCCTTTGCCCTCGCAGACTTGACCAGCGATGGCATCGTTGACCTTGTCGCTTCCGAAAGCGATAGCATGGTATCCAACCAGGAAAAAGCGGGTCGGGTGCTTATCCTCACCGGCCTGTTGTCGGCCCAAGGGTTCAGCTTCGGCCAGACGCCGATGATCCTGCTTCCACCAACCCCACAGAACAACGGGCTTTTCGGGGCGCAACTAGCCATCGCCGACATCAATAAGGACTCGCTGCCCGACCTCATCATCAGCGCCCCCGGGATGACGATTCGGGCCAATATCGGGGCAGGACAGGTCTATATTTTCCGTCAAAAAACGAGCTAA